DNA sequence from the Tenacibaculum mesophilum genome:
AAGAAAATCGTAGGCAAAAACTAAAAAAGCCCTTAAAAGAAATTTCTTTTAAGGGCTTTTGTTTATAATATATAAACAAACGTGAGAAAATAGTTGTTAATTACGAAACTGCTTTTAAATCAAATGTTAAAGGGCACCTTTTACAATTAACACCTTTCTTTTGATATTTGTTACAGCATTTACTTTTAGGCTTAATACAATTACTTGTACATGCGGAGCTGCAAAAAGTAACTTTTTCTAGTCTCTTAATAGAAGTTTTAGAGGTAACTTTCTTGGTTTCAGTATAAAAAACAATCATTATTCTTCAATAAAATCTTTGCAAAGATAAGTTTTTTATTTAGAACAAATTAAAATAAAACAAAAAACATGTATTTTTATTATTGATTATAAGTAGGGATAATCGTATCTTTGCGTGAGAAAAAAGTCCTTTTTTTGATAAAAAAACTAAGCATATATTTTTTTGTTGCACTCTACATGATAGCCATGTTGCGCCCAATAGCTCCTTTTGTTGAGTATGCAATAAATTATGATTATATATCAAAAGTTTTATGTATTAATAAAGATAAGCCAGAATTAAACTGTAACGGTAAGTGTCAGTTAATGATGGAGCTTGAAAAACAACAAGACGACGACTTTAAATCGCTACGAATCTCGATGGAAGAATATCCTATTGGGTTTGTTTCTATTCTTAATATAAATTTAGAAGAAAAACAGTTTGTAAAAGAGAAAGGAACATTTTCTTATAAAAAAAACTATCACTACTTATTTAATAAAGAAGTATTTCATCCTCCTATTATTTAATCTTCATAATTGGCTAAAATTACTACTAATTGGTTACAAATAAGGTAATCAAAAGAGTAGACTATTGTAAAATAAAAACAAGATTAAAACACAATTTACAGGCAAAAACTTTAATGATGCTCAGCATTGTTAAAGAAGTACTGTAGTATATAAAAATTAAAAGATGAAAAAAATATTAGCTATCATAGCTTTTGCTATGGTGTTCACTTCATGTAGTGACGATGAAATAATTAATGATAAATTAGAAGGAAAAAACGAAGTAGTAATAGAATTCGATAACGGTTTTGCTGAAGACAAGCTTTTATTAGGGACTTCAACATACACGAACGGAAATGGAGAAGTATTAACTGTAAATTCTTTCGATTATATCGTAAGTAACTTTGTGCTTGTAACAGAAGAAGGAGAAGAATTTGTATACCCTAAAGAAGAAAGTTACTTTATAATTAGTGAAGGAGGAGGAGACAAACCTAAGAAAATTCAAATATCACTTAAAGACGTACCAGCAGGAAAGTATACAAAAGTTAAATTCGGAATTGGTGTAGATCAAGAACGATTTAAAGAAGGACAAGCTGTTCAGCAAGATTTCTGGACTTTAGCAGAAAAATACAATTTAACTTGGAGTTGGCAAGCGGGTTATAAGTTTGTGGTTTTAGAAGGAAATTACAAAGAAAACACTACTAGTGATGAAAAACAATATATGCTTCATATTGCAAGTAGAGGAACAACAGTAGATTTATATAAGGAAGTAGAATTACCTATGGATGCTGCTATTGTGAGTAAAGAACAATCACCACAATTGCATATTAAAGTAGATGCCAATACAATGTTAGATGGTAAATCTAAAATTAAACTTTCAGAAGGTGCAACTATTATGGGGGGAGATAAAGCAGCTACCATAGCAGAAAACTATACTGAGATGTTCATGGTTCACCATGTACATCATACAAACCATCATTAATTAACACATCTAATCAAAAAGAATAGGGTGAAAGTTCACTCTATTCTTTTAAGTGTAATAGGCTAATTGAAAAAAATTAGCTATTAATACCGTATGTAATGAAAAAAATAATGATTGTCTTGCTAGTATGTTCTTTTTTTAGTTGTAAGCAGGAAGATGTGTATACTAATGTTGAATTAGCTTTTGAACAACCGAGCAACTTTCCTGAACCTCATTATAATTTAAGCTCAAACCCAATTACAGAAAAGGGATTTGAGTTAGGGAAAAAGCTTTTTTATGAAGGAAAACTATCGTCAGACGGAGTAGTTTCTTGTGCTTTTTGTCATCAGCAAAAGTTTGCGTTTACACACCATGGACATCAATTAAGTCACGGTGTAGAAGATAGAGTAGGGACTAGAAATACGCCTCCAATTCAAAATATGGCTTTCCAAAAACAGTTTTCATGGGATGGAGCTGCTTTTCACTTAGATATATTTCCAATAATACCAATTACCAATCCCGTTGAAATGGACGAAACAGTAACCAATATTTTGGAAAAACTACAACAAGATGCAGCTTACCGAAAATTGTTTAGTCAAGCTTTTGAAGATGGAGAAATCAATGCTGACAACACGTTTAAGGCGATGTCTCAATTTATGTTAATGATGGTTTCAGCCAATTCAAAGTACGATAAATATATTCGAGTGGAAAAAGGAGGAGAGTTTTCTGAGCAAGAAAGAAAGGGACTAGAGCTTTTTAAATCAAAATGTGCTTCTTGTCATACATCTGACTTGTTTACAGATGATGCTTTTAGAAATAATGGTTTACCAATAAACCCAGAAATTAACGATTTAGGAAGAATGACGGTTACCTTATTAGAAGAAGATAAATACAAGTTTAAAGTGCCTAGTCTAAGAAATATTGAACTTACTGCTCCGTATATGCATGACGGTCGATTTGGGTCTTTAAAATCGGTATTGAATTTTTATGCAACAGGAGTTCAAGAAACCCAAAACCTAGATCCAATTCTTAAAAATGAGAATGGAACAATCGGAATAGCATTAAACGAGCAAGAAAAAGAAAACATTATAGCCTTTTTAAAAACATTAACAGATGAAGAATTTATCACAGATAAAAGATTTGCCGAATAAAGTACTACTCATATTAGTATTATTAATTTCAGGACAAATACAAGCGGACACATTCCCTAAGCGATATGAGCTATTTTTAGACTGCGATGCTTGTGGTTGTAGTAACAGCGGAGGTAGTTTAGGAATGGGAGGAATAATAGATAATAATTTTGTTGGTGTACGTTATTTACACCAAAAATACCAATCAAAAGATGGGATTTTTAACAACTCTCCAATTATAAATGAGTATTTTAATACAGTACAAGTTTGGTCTCGAATTCCAATTATTAAAGAGTATTTAGAAGCCCAAATTTTTGTTCCTTTTCATTTTCATTCAAGAGACTATGTTGATAAAACAACAGCTATTGAAGGTTTAGG
Encoded proteins:
- a CDS encoding MbnP family protein; translation: MKKILAIIAFAMVFTSCSDDEIINDKLEGKNEVVIEFDNGFAEDKLLLGTSTYTNGNGEVLTVNSFDYIVSNFVLVTEEGEEFVYPKEESYFIISEGGGDKPKKIQISLKDVPAGKYTKVKFGIGVDQERFKEGQAVQQDFWTLAEKYNLTWSWQAGYKFVVLEGNYKENTTSDEKQYMLHIASRGTTVDLYKEVELPMDAAIVSKEQSPQLHIKVDANTMLDGKSKIKLSEGATIMGGDKAATIAENYTEMFMVHHVHHTNHH
- a CDS encoding cytochrome-c peroxidase, whose translation is MKKIMIVLLVCSFFSCKQEDVYTNVELAFEQPSNFPEPHYNLSSNPITEKGFELGKKLFYEGKLSSDGVVSCAFCHQQKFAFTHHGHQLSHGVEDRVGTRNTPPIQNMAFQKQFSWDGAAFHLDIFPIIPITNPVEMDETVTNILEKLQQDAAYRKLFSQAFEDGEINADNTFKAMSQFMLMMVSANSKYDKYIRVEKGGEFSEQERKGLELFKSKCASCHTSDLFTDDAFRNNGLPINPEINDLGRMTVTLLEEDKYKFKVPSLRNIELTAPYMHDGRFGSLKSVLNFYATGVQETQNLDPILKNENGTIGIALNEQEKENIIAFLKTLTDEEFITDKRFAE